Proteins co-encoded in one Vibrio sp. SNU_ST1 genomic window:
- the pstC gene encoding phosphate ABC transporter permease subunit PstC, with protein MTIATNSEQLMNSEATQLKRGLRKKKRVDWKERIFHGLFLTSAIIGIVSLAVIAFFIVRESIPAFQEAGLSGIVLGQNWLPPALYGVATMIVASVVSTLGAVVVGVPIGVLTAIFIAEIAPKRLADIIRPAVELLAGIPSVVYGFFGLVIIVPLIQNVFQVPAGNTILAGIIVLGVMILPTVITVSETSIRAVPRTYKEGSLALGASKIFTIFKLLVPAARSGIMTGVILGIGRALGETMAIIMVMGNAPAMPEGILDSARTLTANIAIEMSYASGIHASALYATGVVLLVFIMSLNAILLYLNREKAR; from the coding sequence ATGACCATCGCAACGAATAGTGAACAGCTTATGAATAGCGAAGCGACTCAACTGAAACGCGGCTTACGTAAAAAGAAGCGTGTAGATTGGAAAGAGCGTATTTTTCACGGCTTATTTCTTACTAGCGCAATCATCGGCATCGTATCCCTTGCTGTTATTGCTTTTTTCATCGTTAGAGAAAGTATCCCTGCATTCCAAGAGGCGGGCCTATCGGGCATCGTGCTAGGGCAGAACTGGCTACCACCAGCACTTTACGGTGTCGCTACCATGATTGTTGCATCTGTCGTATCGACATTAGGTGCGGTAGTGGTCGGTGTGCCGATCGGTGTGTTAACGGCAATCTTTATTGCTGAAATCGCGCCAAAGCGTCTGGCGGACATCATTCGTCCTGCTGTCGAGTTGCTAGCGGGTATTCCTTCGGTAGTTTACGGCTTCTTCGGCCTCGTTATTATCGTTCCCCTTATTCAAAACGTATTTCAAGTGCCCGCGGGTAACACGATTTTGGCGGGTATTATTGTACTGGGTGTGATGATCCTTCCGACGGTAATTACGGTTTCTGAAACCTCAATCCGTGCTGTACCAAGAACGTATAAAGAAGGTTCTTTAGCGTTAGGTGCTTCAAAAATCTTTACCATCTTTAAGTTGCTCGTTCCGGCTGCTCGCTCAGGCATTATGACGGGCGTAATTTTGGGTATTGGTCGTGCTCTTGGTGAAACGATGGCAATCATTATGGTGATGGGTAATGCGCCGGCAATGCCTGAAGGTATCTTAGATTCAGCTCGTACACTAACCGCGAACATTGCGATTGAAATGTCTTACGCGAGTGGTATTCACGCAAGTGCGCTATATGCGACGGGTGTTGTTCTCCTTGTTTTCATCATGTCTCTGAATGCAATTCTCCTTTACTTGAACCGTGAGAAGGCGAGGTAA
- the pstA gene encoding phosphate ABC transporter permease PstA: MNKIALKKARARKDAVLSGFIWAAAALTVGFLFWIMWYILSNGLQHVDWNFITDDYTRTGDEHGIFPMIISTIYMVIASIAVAAPLGIMTAIYLTEYAKVGSRLVKIIRFCTESLAGIPSIIFGLFGMTFFVAILGLGFSILSGALTLSILILPVIIRTTEEALMAVSQTYREGSYGLGASKIYTIWRLILPSAMPGIITSVILSIGRVIGESAPVFLTAGMVARIPDSLLDSGRTLTVHLYKLTTELFTIEEWNQAYGTATVLIVLVLLINTLTKLIARRFNTATY, encoded by the coding sequence ATGAATAAAATCGCGTTAAAGAAAGCCCGCGCACGTAAAGACGCCGTTCTGAGTGGCTTTATATGGGCTGCTGCCGCGTTAACGGTGGGCTTCTTGTTTTGGATTATGTGGTACATCCTCTCAAACGGCTTACAGCACGTTGATTGGAATTTCATCACGGATGACTACACGCGAACGGGCGATGAGCACGGTATTTTCCCGATGATCATCTCGACAATCTACATGGTTATTGCTTCGATTGCGGTTGCTGCGCCATTGGGTATCATGACGGCAATCTACCTGACTGAGTACGCAAAAGTAGGCAGTCGCTTAGTCAAGATCATTCGATTTTGCACCGAGTCATTAGCAGGTATTCCGTCAATCATCTTCGGTTTGTTTGGTATGACATTTTTCGTGGCTATTTTAGGTTTAGGTTTCTCTATCCTATCGGGCGCGTTGACACTAAGCATCTTGATTCTTCCAGTGATTATTCGTACCACTGAAGAAGCGTTAATGGCCGTTTCTCAAACCTACCGTGAAGGTTCATATGGTTTGGGTGCCTCTAAAATCTACACAATCTGGCGTTTGATTCTACCAAGTGCAATGCCAGGTATCATCACTTCAGTTATTCTGAGTATTGGTCGTGTTATTGGTGAATCAGCACCAGTATTCTTGACCGCAGGTATGGTTGCTCGTATCCCAGATTCATTATTGGATTCTGGCCGTACACTAACCGTTCACTTATATAAGTTAACGACGGAGCTGTTTACCATTGAAGAATGGAATCAAGCATACGGCACAGCAACAGTACTGATTGTTCTTGTACTGCTGATCAACACACTCACTAAGTTGATCGCAAGACGTTTTAATACTGCAACTTACTAA
- the pstB gene encoding phosphate ABC transporter ATP-binding protein PstB codes for MNKFNIKDLDLFYGDNQALKSINLPVPERQVTALIGPSGCGKSTLLRCLNRMNDLIEGVKITGLLEMDGDNIYGNIDVADLRIKVGMVFQKPNPFPMSIYENVAYGLRAQGIKDKKHIDEVVENSLRGAALWDEVKDRLKAHAFGLSGGQQQRLCIARTIAMQPDVILMDEPTSALDPIATHKIEELMEDLKKNFTIVIVTHSMQQARRISDRTAFFLMGELVEHNETSVIFSEPKDDRTKGYVNGDFG; via the coding sequence ATGAACAAATTTAATATTAAAGACCTAGACCTTTTTTACGGCGACAACCAAGCGCTTAAATCAATCAACCTACCCGTGCCAGAGCGTCAAGTGACCGCTTTAATTGGCCCGTCGGGTTGTGGTAAATCAACGCTATTACGCTGCTTGAACCGCATGAACGATCTTATTGAAGGTGTAAAAATCACCGGCCTTCTTGAGATGGATGGCGACAACATCTACGGCAATATCGATGTGGCTGATCTACGTATTAAAGTCGGCATGGTTTTTCAAAAGCCAAACCCATTCCCAATGAGCATCTATGAAAACGTGGCATACGGACTACGTGCTCAAGGTATCAAAGACAAAAAGCACATTGATGAAGTGGTTGAAAATTCACTTCGCGGTGCGGCGCTTTGGGATGAAGTGAAAGATCGTTTGAAAGCACACGCATTCGGTTTGTCTGGTGGTCAGCAGCAACGTCTGTGTATTGCTCGCACCATCGCAATGCAACCAGACGTAATTTTGATGGATGAACCTACTTCAGCACTTGATCCAATTGCGACTCATAAAATTGAAGAGTTGATGGAAGATCTGAAGAAGAACTTCACTATCGTTATCGTAACGCACTCTATGCAGCAAGCCCGCCGTATTTCAGACCGCACGGCTTTCTTCCTAATGGGAGAGCTTGTAGAGCACAACGAAACCAGCGTTATCTTCAGCGAACCAAAAGATGATCGCACTAAAGGCTATGTAAACGGCGACTTTGGTTAA
- a CDS encoding diguanylate cyclase, whose protein sequence is MHVKAFAKQISATRDHRLLAESLFDYLIKMLGPQGIGIFAEPIPESDSLPLFSYGELTSLDHYPSTFWPWVSQFDTADGVLPMSINTCKWEHSKALGGESFIMMLDNAPACRTYLIIQNCIAEKVNQTFDQGLDGLQLAAARWQCIRAEKNAAIEIKHRDTREAQYLDEIKLRELFVENMKLVHQVALELSNPESLDALYKASVEAVRDRLGFDRAIFMLLDMKKRCFSGTYGTDELGKTNSEHHTQYDLHQLESEYIEALSDNYTNLVVIEHAPLYTEGKVVGQGWNGMLILREGDKPVGWIAMDNYIHRSPITNYQKQMLESFGSLLSQIYIRKRQELNIRMLHSSMVELSRCDSVSAVCKSAVSFAIQHLGIDRLAVFLTDKNCSYMQGTWGTDIKGDIVDESYYRSELVERDIVSAARTYPNQVAFEESVPIYHDYNIVGVGWTAMTMLTTNTGVPIAFIAADNLLTRSPLTSQLREVIRIFASSLAEVLQRTMAQEEIKKLNETLEQEVSKRTQELENANEQLDVISKLDPLTRLGNRRMLSQVLDDLNCEEQGAFATQNEVTFGLILVDLDHFGLYNSVYGHTEGDVALRAIGKILSTHVYGDQETFCRIGGEEFMLLMIGTNHTTTKQRAESIRQSIEDAKILHCKSCTSQYLTASVGYASITSDQRQFDFDLLYGKADKALYKAKDSGRNRIVSAMKRRKIAATLT, encoded by the coding sequence GTGCATGTTAAAGCCTTTGCAAAACAGATATCTGCTACGCGTGATCACCGTTTATTGGCTGAGTCTCTGTTTGACTACCTGATTAAAATGCTTGGTCCCCAAGGGATCGGAATATTTGCAGAGCCAATACCAGAAAGCGACTCGTTACCGTTGTTTTCCTACGGTGAATTAACCTCTCTTGATCATTACCCTTCAACATTTTGGCCATGGGTTTCACAGTTCGACACTGCAGACGGTGTGTTACCGATGTCTATCAATACCTGTAAGTGGGAGCACAGTAAAGCGCTTGGTGGAGAGTCGTTCATCATGATGCTCGACAACGCACCAGCCTGTAGAACTTATTTAATTATTCAAAATTGCATCGCAGAAAAAGTTAATCAAACCTTTGACCAAGGGCTGGATGGCCTTCAGTTAGCGGCAGCTCGCTGGCAGTGTATTCGCGCAGAAAAAAATGCAGCTATCGAGATTAAGCATAGGGATACACGTGAAGCGCAATATCTTGATGAAATTAAGCTTCGAGAGTTGTTTGTTGAGAATATGAAATTGGTTCATCAGGTGGCATTAGAGCTCTCGAACCCTGAATCATTGGATGCACTCTACAAAGCATCGGTAGAGGCGGTACGCGATAGACTTGGTTTTGATCGCGCCATATTTATGTTGCTTGATATGAAAAAGCGTTGCTTTAGTGGCACTTACGGCACCGATGAACTAGGAAAAACCAACAGCGAACATCACACACAATATGACCTGCATCAGCTCGAATCGGAATATATAGAGGCATTGTCTGACAACTACACTAACTTGGTCGTTATTGAACATGCTCCACTCTACACAGAAGGTAAGGTTGTAGGGCAAGGGTGGAATGGCATGCTTATCTTGCGTGAAGGGGATAAACCCGTAGGTTGGATTGCTATGGACAACTACATTCACCGCTCGCCAATTACCAATTACCAAAAGCAGATGCTTGAATCGTTTGGCTCTCTGCTGTCTCAGATATACATTCGTAAACGCCAAGAACTGAACATCCGAATGCTGCATTCGAGTATGGTTGAGTTGTCTCGCTGCGATAGCGTCAGTGCTGTGTGTAAGTCCGCCGTCAGTTTTGCTATTCAGCATTTAGGCATTGATCGACTAGCCGTTTTCCTTACCGATAAAAATTGCAGTTACATGCAAGGTACTTGGGGTACCGATATAAAAGGCGATATTGTCGATGAGTCCTATTATCGCTCCGAGCTGGTAGAGCGTGACATTGTGTCTGCAGCTCGTACTTACCCTAACCAAGTCGCTTTTGAAGAATCAGTCCCTATTTATCATGATTACAATATTGTCGGGGTTGGTTGGACGGCAATGACAATGCTCACCACAAATACAGGTGTTCCGATTGCGTTTATCGCTGCGGATAATTTGCTAACACGAAGCCCTTTAACTTCACAACTGCGTGAAGTGATACGTATCTTCGCCTCTAGCCTTGCTGAAGTATTGCAAAGAACCATGGCGCAAGAGGAGATTAAAAAGCTCAATGAAACTCTAGAGCAAGAGGTTAGCAAGCGAACTCAAGAGCTTGAAAATGCGAATGAACAGCTAGATGTGATTTCTAAACTCGACCCGCTGACTCGTCTTGGTAACCGCCGTATGTTGTCACAAGTTTTAGATGATTTGAATTGTGAGGAGCAAGGTGCATTTGCTACGCAGAATGAGGTCACTTTTGGGTTAATTCTTGTAGACCTTGACCATTTTGGCTTGTACAACAGTGTCTATGGCCATACTGAGGGGGATGTCGCTTTACGTGCTATTGGCAAGATACTGAGCACTCATGTTTATGGTGATCAAGAAACCTTCTGCCGTATCGGCGGTGAGGAGTTTATGTTGTTGATGATCGGCACCAATCACACAACAACAAAGCAGCGTGCAGAGTCGATTAGGCAAAGTATTGAAGATGCCAAAATTCTCCATTGTAAAAGCTGTACTAGCCAATATTTAACCGCATCTGTGGGTTATGCATCGATAACTTCGGATCAGCGCCAGTTCGATTTTGATTTGTTGTATGGCAAGGCTGATAAGGCTTTGTATAAGGCGAAAGATTCAGGGCGAAATCGAATTGTCTCGGCTATGAAGCGAAGAAAAATTGCGGCTACACTGACTTAG
- a CDS encoding BatD family protein produces MQSLNKPFFSILLTLLLGAFSSFSALAATAVASVSQNSVTKDEVFLLRIATDEKVSSDALDLTALQQNFYVGRPNFGSSMRIVNGSRTVSSEWNITLAPLRLGRLEIPSFDIEGAKTQPITINVSINKAAPKQSDMAEFQLNLSKNILYPQEVAELDVKLIIKADPRRLQDPQISLPNSSNLDVEPIGESKQFQDVINGQEVTVVQQSFRISSQKAGQFKLNGPKLTGAVVYSTNNSSKTRLFQLDTPVESLNVTVNPVPKGYQGEWLPTSDLKLLQKWSDSQGNELTGSDGFDRDKQSFEMEAGDSLTRTITMTASNLTQHQLPKLNITYPKSIRVYEEKPQFGTTQSGDAVVVYKQVLIPKEAGNISLPDVSQAWFNTDTQSEQTTKALGLELSVQASEQAASSTPPPTIEASTQQVSPTVISVDNPGVWPYLTALFAVLWLTSSAIAFYFWSRCGAAKKLKRPVQHQSDTAEALIKALKAKDGVMTRTLLEQWKTENPDLSDETLEAIEVELTKLNQSLYGEDDSLSQPWDPTEAIKVVKKPKRVSNKTRKSSLETL; encoded by the coding sequence ATGCAATCTCTAAACAAGCCATTTTTCTCAATACTCCTGACTTTGTTGCTGGGAGCTTTCTCGTCCTTCTCGGCATTGGCAGCAACTGCCGTAGCGAGCGTTTCACAAAACAGCGTCACTAAAGATGAAGTGTTCCTACTCAGAATCGCAACCGATGAAAAGGTCTCTTCGGATGCTCTAGATCTAACAGCTCTCCAACAGAATTTCTATGTTGGTAGACCAAACTTTGGCTCATCGATGCGAATCGTCAATGGCAGTCGCACCGTATCTAGCGAATGGAATATCACCCTTGCCCCACTTCGATTAGGCCGATTAGAAATACCTAGCTTTGATATTGAAGGTGCCAAAACCCAACCTATCACCATCAACGTTTCGATTAATAAAGCCGCTCCAAAGCAGAGTGATATGGCGGAATTCCAATTAAATCTCAGCAAAAACATCTTGTATCCACAAGAAGTCGCCGAGCTTGATGTAAAGCTCATCATCAAAGCGGATCCAAGAAGATTACAAGATCCCCAAATTTCTCTACCAAACTCATCAAATTTGGACGTGGAACCCATCGGTGAGTCGAAACAGTTCCAAGATGTTATCAACGGACAAGAAGTGACAGTGGTTCAACAGTCATTCCGTATCTCTTCACAAAAAGCAGGTCAATTTAAGCTGAACGGGCCGAAGCTAACAGGAGCGGTTGTTTACTCAACCAACAACTCAAGCAAAACTCGCCTTTTCCAGCTCGATACTCCTGTCGAAAGCTTAAATGTGACTGTAAATCCTGTGCCAAAGGGCTATCAAGGTGAGTGGTTACCAACCTCTGACCTTAAGTTGCTACAGAAATGGTCAGACAGCCAAGGTAATGAGCTAACAGGTAGCGATGGTTTCGATAGAGATAAGCAGAGCTTTGAAATGGAAGCAGGCGATTCTCTAACTCGTACCATCACAATGACGGCTAGCAACTTAACGCAGCACCAACTGCCGAAACTAAACATCACCTACCCGAAATCGATACGTGTTTATGAAGAGAAACCGCAATTTGGCACAACTCAGTCTGGTGATGCTGTCGTTGTTTATAAGCAAGTATTGATTCCGAAAGAGGCTGGAAACATCTCGCTTCCTGATGTGTCTCAAGCTTGGTTTAATACCGATACTCAATCGGAACAAACCACTAAAGCACTTGGCTTAGAATTGTCGGTACAAGCTAGCGAGCAAGCTGCATCAAGTACGCCTCCTCCTACGATTGAAGCGTCGACACAACAAGTAAGCCCGACGGTTATTAGCGTTGATAATCCAGGAGTATGGCCTTATCTGACCGCCCTATTTGCTGTTTTGTGGTTAACCAGTTCTGCGATTGCTTTCTACTTCTGGTCACGCTGCGGCGCAGCAAAAAAACTAAAGCGCCCAGTTCAACATCAATCAGATACGGCAGAGGCTCTTATTAAAGCGCTGAAAGCGAAAGATGGTGTGATGACCAGAACCCTGCTTGAGCAATGGAAAACAGAAAACCCAGATTTGAGTGATGAAACATTAGAAGCAATTGAAGTCGAGCTAACGAAGCTCAATCAAAGTCTCTATGGTGAAGATGACTCACTAAGTCAGCCATGGGATCCTACTGAGGCAATCAAAGTAGTTAAGAAGCCAAAGCGAGTCTCTAACAAAACGCGTAAAAGTTCACTAGAAACGCTTTAA
- a CDS encoding VWA domain-containing protein, which produces MSNFTFIYPYWFLALAVLPAIWWLSKRPSKQGLLASHIARYLAPESSKPSINRSTYFGVWWLVGVIALAGPSFEKDEQPSFEKTQARVVIMDMSMSMYATDIKPNRLTQARYKALDLLSLWKEGLTGMVAYAGDAYTISPLTSDINTIKNLVPNLSPDIMPFQGGNAASAVKLAIEMMTRAHIYQGDLVLIADDIDGQEKQEINSLLSGSNWTLSILAVGTESGAPISLPTGSMLQTSSGQTVVAKTNLDNMRDLTRLSGGTFTELQFDNSDVEHIASYLDRVATTSEVTKTKNSLNTRVTNGFWLLPFLLLPALGLFRKGIIWCGLAVLVSFSQPNTAFANPWKTDDQVGYQLYQDEDFQQAAEQFEQQEWKGIAQYEAGDFEAAEQTLQSLSGEDARYNLANAQAKQGKYDQAIEEYQRILESNPEHAYAKKNLEIVEQAQKQQQQQQQQQQGDSESKEQNEQNQQGQQGQQGQQGQQSDSSQNSQDQQQSSADNGKSQSQSGGQDQNNKQDQSENQDQNTDQSQADSSSDSKTDEENDKQAVQQNKANQADKQSQDKGDSASQTAQAQETAKEDSDNNAQPAAAQVSGQPMSSDPDMRKLEQVESARDPSLLLKAQMILQARQKSAPNNQNKKW; this is translated from the coding sequence ATGTCTAACTTTACTTTTATCTACCCATACTGGTTCTTGGCTCTTGCCGTGCTGCCCGCAATTTGGTGGCTTAGCAAGAGACCATCCAAGCAAGGGTTATTGGCGTCACACATCGCCCGTTATTTGGCTCCTGAATCGAGCAAGCCATCGATAAACCGCAGCACTTATTTCGGTGTTTGGTGGTTGGTCGGTGTCATCGCATTGGCCGGTCCAAGCTTTGAAAAAGACGAACAACCAAGCTTTGAAAAAACACAGGCGCGAGTTGTGATCATGGATATGTCGATGTCTATGTATGCCACTGACATTAAACCAAACCGTTTAACACAGGCACGATACAAGGCCCTGGATCTGCTTTCGTTATGGAAAGAAGGCCTAACGGGAATGGTGGCATACGCCGGAGATGCTTACACCATCAGTCCGCTAACGTCTGACATCAACACCATAAAGAACCTCGTACCCAACCTTTCGCCAGATATCATGCCCTTCCAAGGCGGCAATGCAGCATCGGCAGTTAAGCTTGCGATTGAGATGATGACTCGCGCTCATATCTACCAAGGCGACCTAGTGCTCATTGCTGATGATATTGATGGTCAAGAGAAGCAAGAGATCAATTCACTACTCTCTGGCAGCAATTGGACATTGTCGATTTTAGCGGTAGGAACTGAAAGCGGCGCGCCGATCTCGTTACCTACAGGTTCGATGTTACAAACCAGCTCAGGACAAACCGTGGTTGCGAAAACCAACTTAGATAATATGCGCGACCTGACTCGTCTCTCTGGCGGCACATTCACTGAATTGCAATTTGATAACTCAGACGTTGAACACATCGCAAGTTACCTCGACCGAGTTGCGACAACATCAGAAGTGACTAAAACCAAGAACTCACTCAACACCAGAGTGACTAACGGTTTCTGGCTATTGCCGTTTCTGTTACTTCCTGCTCTTGGGCTCTTTCGAAAAGGGATCATTTGGTGTGGCCTAGCTGTGCTTGTCTCATTCAGCCAACCGAATACTGCGTTTGCAAACCCTTGGAAAACCGATGATCAAGTGGGTTATCAGTTGTATCAAGATGAGGACTTTCAACAAGCAGCAGAGCAGTTCGAACAGCAAGAATGGAAAGGCATTGCGCAATACGAAGCCGGTGATTTCGAAGCGGCCGAACAGACGCTACAAAGTCTTTCTGGCGAAGATGCTCGCTACAACCTCGCCAATGCACAAGCAAAGCAAGGCAAGTACGACCAAGCAATTGAAGAGTACCAACGTATTCTCGAAAGCAACCCTGAACATGCTTATGCGAAGAAGAACCTAGAGATTGTCGAACAGGCTCAGAAGCAGCAACAGCAACAGCAACAGCAACAGCAAGGCGATTCTGAATCCAAAGAGCAAAACGAACAAAACCAGCAAGGTCAGCAAGGTCAGCAAGGTCAGCAAGGTCAGCAAAGTGATTCTTCGCAAAACTCGCAGGATCAACAACAGAGCTCTGCTGACAATGGCAAGTCGCAAAGTCAAAGCGGCGGCCAAGATCAAAACAACAAACAAGATCAAAGTGAAAACCAAGATCAGAATACTGACCAAAGCCAAGCTGATAGCAGCTCTGATTCCAAGACGGATGAAGAAAACGACAAGCAAGCTGTGCAACAAAACAAAGCGAATCAAGCAGATAAACAGTCACAGGACAAAGGTGACTCAGCATCTCAAACTGCCCAAGCGCAAGAGACGGCTAAGGAAGACAGTGATAACAACGCTCAACCTGCTGCGGCACAAGTATCAGGTCAACCTATGTCGAGCGATCCGGATATGCGAAAGCTTGAGCAAGTAGAAAGCGCCCGTGACCCGAGCCTGCTGCTTAAAGCGCAAATGATTCTACAAGCACGCCAAAAAAGTGCTCCTAACAACCAAAACAAAAAGTGGTAA
- a CDS encoding VWA domain-containing protein codes for MSDFLNSMFLSKNLLNIEFVWWWMFFIAPLPLLVYLFSPRSESSSALRLPFLPEDSNTKTPSSRLPKALSVIIWLLLLTAMARPVWYGEPVEFQPKHRDLMLVVDLSGSMSQEDMQFNGEYIDRLSAVKRVLSDFIDRRKGDRVGLVLFADHAYLQTPLTLDRDTLSQQLNQAVLKLIGTQTAIGDGIGLATKTFVDSDAPQRVMILLSDGSNTAGVLDPLEAADIAKKYDATIYTVGVGAGEMMVKEFFMTRKVNTAQDLDERTLMEIAKRTDGQYFRARDSKELATIYDTINQLEPVTNTTKIWRPQQEWFVWPLSAAMFFAFMLLAIRRNNV; via the coding sequence ATGAGTGATTTTCTAAACTCTATGTTTCTAAGCAAGAACTTACTAAACATCGAGTTCGTTTGGTGGTGGATGTTCTTCATCGCGCCACTGCCGTTGCTCGTTTACTTGTTCTCGCCAAGGTCAGAATCAAGCAGTGCCCTAAGACTTCCATTTCTACCAGAAGACAGCAATACCAAAACGCCGAGCAGCCGCTTACCCAAAGCTTTGTCGGTCATCATCTGGCTTTTATTGTTGACGGCAATGGCACGTCCAGTTTGGTACGGCGAACCGGTTGAGTTTCAGCCCAAGCACCGAGACTTGATGTTAGTTGTCGACCTCTCCGGATCGATGAGCCAAGAGGACATGCAGTTCAATGGCGAATACATCGACCGCTTGTCGGCGGTGAAACGCGTATTGAGTGACTTTATTGATCGCCGCAAAGGCGACAGAGTCGGGTTGGTGCTCTTTGCTGATCACGCCTACTTGCAGACCCCGCTTACGCTAGATAGGGATACGCTTTCACAACAGCTCAATCAAGCGGTGTTAAAGCTTATCGGTACTCAAACTGCGATTGGTGATGGTATTGGCCTTGCCACCAAGACCTTTGTCGACAGCGATGCCCCTCAGCGTGTGATGATTCTACTCAGTGACGGCAGTAATACTGCGGGCGTATTAGATCCATTAGAAGCGGCGGACATTGCAAAGAAATACGACGCCACAATTTACACCGTGGGTGTCGGGGCTGGCGAGATGATGGTCAAAGAGTTCTTCATGACTCGTAAGGTCAATACTGCTCAAGACTTGGATGAGCGTACTCTAATGGAAATCGCCAAACGCACTGACGGTCAGTACTTCCGAGCGCGAGACAGCAAAGAACTGGCAACGATTTACGACACCATTAACCAATTAGAGCCCGTGACGAACACCACTAAGATATGGCGACCACAACAAGAGTGGTTCGTATGGCCGCTATCTGCGGCAATGTTCTTCGCATTTATGCTGTTAGCCATTAGGAGAAACAATGTCTAA
- a CDS encoding DUF4381 domain-containing protein, translating into MNQPLDLSPIITPSAPSWWPLAWGWWVVIITATALIALMFFMAKRRKINQQAKQEALTCFRNSQFSNALSPSAAQNIVRQAALSYFPREKIAGLSGDDWLTFLDAQLKKPLFVAKQSHWQQALYQDTALMSDEQKKAQQQLVNDCETWLRKALPPKRGRYE; encoded by the coding sequence ATGAATCAACCTCTCGACTTGAGCCCTATTATTACGCCAAGCGCACCGTCATGGTGGCCATTGGCATGGGGTTGGTGGGTAGTAATTATTACAGCCACCGCTCTAATCGCCTTAATGTTTTTCATGGCAAAACGCAGAAAAATCAATCAACAGGCGAAGCAAGAAGCCCTTACTTGCTTCCGTAATAGTCAGTTTTCAAATGCCCTCTCTCCGAGCGCAGCTCAAAACATCGTTCGTCAAGCAGCACTAAGCTATTTCCCTCGTGAAAAAATTGCAGGCTTGTCTGGTGATGATTGGTTGACGTTCTTAGATGCGCAATTGAAAAAGCCGCTGTTTGTAGCAAAACAATCCCATTGGCAGCAAGCGCTCTATCAAGATACAGCCTTAATGAGCGACGAACAGAAAAAGGCTCAACAGCAATTGGTTAATGACTGCGAAACCTGGCTTCGTAAAGCCCTTCCTCCAAAGCGAGGTCGTTATGAGTGA
- a CDS encoding DUF58 domain-containing protein — MNNQLPNHSDGVTLNLDELLQYKAQSVRWLPPAKSLWSQLNGQHESNRKGRGMNFSEVRQYQAGDDIRSIDWRVTARTGKAHTKLFSEEREQPVILFLDLSSSMIFGSTLLLKSVQLAHFASQLCWLTVAQKDRIGAVIDTGQEIIEIKPSASNHAPLRILQKVIEINNAALTNQDNHSDTTFEHGLKSLHQLCPKGSDIIMLSDFVRYNESNYSLINQIRRHNRVRLVHFYDPLEQGVTAFKGSKQITDGNKTQWFNFSSSKEKEKLSHAFAQKQQQLMQMSLSLAIPYSSLSCAQSLMSQVSGVQS, encoded by the coding sequence ATGAATAATCAATTACCCAACCATAGTGACGGTGTCACGTTAAATCTAGACGAACTGCTGCAATACAAAGCGCAGTCTGTTCGCTGGTTGCCTCCAGCCAAAAGCCTTTGGTCGCAACTTAACGGTCAACACGAGAGCAATCGTAAAGGTCGCGGGATGAATTTCTCTGAGGTTCGTCAATACCAGGCGGGCGACGACATCCGCAGCATTGATTGGCGCGTCACGGCTAGAACGGGCAAGGCGCACACAAAACTGTTTTCTGAAGAAAGAGAACAGCCTGTGATTTTGTTCTTAGATCTATCGAGCAGTATGATTTTCGGCTCTACCTTGTTGCTTAAATCGGTTCAACTCGCGCACTTTGCCAGCCAACTTTGCTGGCTAACCGTCGCTCAAAAAGACCGTATTGGCGCAGTGATAGATACTGGCCAAGAGATCATTGAGATTAAACCAAGTGCTAGCAACCATGCTCCGCTGCGTATTTTACAAAAAGTCATAGAAATCAATAATGCAGCGTTGACCAACCAAGACAATCACAGCGACACAACCTTTGAGCATGGATTGAAGTCTCTTCATCAGCTTTGCCCGAAAGGCAGCGATATCATTATGCTCAGTGATTTTGTTCGTTATAACGAAAGTAATTACTCACTTATCAATCAGATACGTCGACATAATCGAGTTCGCTTAGTGCATTTTTACGATCCACTAGAGCAAGGTGTTACTGCATTCAAAGGTTCAAAACAGATCACCGACGGCAATAAAACGCAATGGTTTAACTTTTCATCAAGCAAGGAAAAGGAAAAGCTCAGTCACGCATTTGCTCAGAAGCAGCAACAACTTATGCAAATGAGCCTTTCTCTTGCTATCCCATACAGTTCATTGTCTTGTGCGCAATCGTTAATGAGCCAAGTATCAGGAGTTCAGTCATGA